The genomic DNA ATTGTAATCTTAAAATCTTCAATAAAATTATATGTAAATCCTCTTAATTCAATATATAATTCATGAGAAATATTTTGGAAAATAATTTCTTTTACTTTACTTGAATATTCATTTACAAATTCATTATTTAAAACTTGAATCATGTCTGATAATATTAAAATTTTATATGAAATAATATTTTGAATATTCCCTTTTAAAATTATCCCTGTTTCATTTTTAATTTGAATATCTTCTTTAACAAGTTTAGAATTAATCTCTTTCAAATAACTATTAACTGTAATCCTCGAAATATTAAAAAATTTCGCCAAATATTCCACTGTTATCTTCTTATTAGAATAACAAATTACTAAATTTATAAGTTTTATTCTCTTTTCTTTATCTATAGGAGCTAATTCTTTTATTAATTCAATTATTTTTGGGGATTTACTAAAAAAATGATAAAGACCATTTCCAAGATTTTTTATAGGGACAATTTTCAAGAATATTAATAGCTGATTAATTTTACTTATGTTATATCTAATCATTCTAGAAGTAACACCATATTCTTCAGCCAAATCACTAATTTTCACATTATCATCATAATAAAATTTTTCTAATATTTTCACTTCTCTTTCATTTAAAATCATAATATCACCCTCACTTATACTATATAATACCTTAAACCTAATATTTTACAATGCATAATTCGTACCCATTAAATATGGAAAAACGTTTTACAGTTTCACTATTTTTTAATTCTTTAAAAATACTAGAATTAAAACATTTTCCACTTTTGACGGAAATTATATATAAAAAAATAGAGTAGAACACATAATCCTACCCTTTAATCTAACACAACATAATACTACATTATTAAGTATTTTTTATCTCCTTCATAATAAATTGGAA from Oceanivirga salmonicida includes the following:
- a CDS encoding helix-turn-helix domain-containing protein, with translation MILNEREVKILEKFYYDDNVKISDLAEEYGVTSRMIRYNISKINQLLIFLKIVPIKNLGNGLYHFFSKSPKIIELIKELAPIDKEKRIKLINLVICYSNKKITVEYLAKFFNISRITVNSYLKEINSKLVKEDIQIKNETGIILKGNIQNIISYKILILSDMIQVLNNEFVNEYSSKVKEIIFQNISHELYIELRGFTYNFIEDFKIT